A single region of the Veillonellales bacterium genome encodes:
- the rpsK gene encoding 30S ribosomal protein S11, whose amino-acid sequence MVAKRVVRTKRKERKNIEHGVAHIRSTFNNTIVTITDTKGNALSWASAGGLGFRGSRKSTPFAAQMAAETAAKAAMEHGLKQIEVFVKGPGSGREAAIRSLQAAGLEVNLIKDCTPIPHNGCRPPKRRRV is encoded by the coding sequence TTGGTTGCGAAAAGAGTCGTTAGAACGAAAAGAAAAGAACGTAAAAATATTGAGCATGGTGTAGCCCATATCCGTTCCACATTCAATAACACCATCGTTACAATTACCGATACAAAAGGCAATGCCCTTTCCTGGGCAAGTGCCGGCGGACTTGGCTTTAGGGGTTCTCGTAAAAGCACGCCTTTTGCCGCGCAAATGGCAGCTGAAACCGCAGCAAAAGCGGCTATGGAACACGGCTTGAAGCAAATTGAGGTTTTTGTTAAAGGACCGGGATCAGGCCGTGAAGCAGCGATTCGATCGCTGCAGGCAGCTGGTCTGGAAGTAAATCTGATTAAGGATTGCACGCCAATTCCCCATAATGGCTGCCGTCCGCCTAAGCGGAGAAGAGTATAA
- a CDS encoding KOW domain-containing RNA-binding protein codes for MSAQQIAVGQLVISTAGRDTGQVYVVIGYGRGQILLLADGKKRQLAKPKQKNVRHINVLEAIAGNVADKLKTGACVTNEEIRRSIHIVVSMK; via the coding sequence GTGTCAGCTCAGCAGATTGCAGTCGGTCAACTGGTGATCAGTACAGCCGGCCGCGATACAGGTCAGGTATATGTGGTCATTGGGTATGGCAGGGGGCAGATTTTGCTATTGGCTGATGGGAAAAAACGCCAGTTGGCCAAACCCAAACAGAAAAATGTCCGGCATATCAATGTTTTAGAAGCTATTGCGGGAAATGTAGCGGATAAACTGAAGACCGGCGCTTGCGTCACGAATGAAGAAATCCGTCGCAGTATCCACATTGTTGTATCAATGAAATAA
- the rpsM gene encoding 30S ribosomal protein S13 encodes MARIAGVDLPRDKRIEIALTYIFGIGLTLSKEILAATGINPDTRTRDLTEEEVSKLRETIDKNYKVEGDLRREESLNIKRLIEIGSYRGRRHRIGLPVRGQKTKTNARTRKGPKKTVGARKKKV; translated from the coding sequence ATGGCACGTATTGCCGGTGTAGATTTGCCACGTGACAAACGAATTGAGATTGCATTAACCTATATCTTTGGGATCGGACTTACTCTGTCCAAAGAAATATTGGCTGCTACTGGTATTAATCCTGATACGCGGACCCGTGATCTGACGGAAGAAGAAGTTTCCAAACTGCGTGAGACGATTGATAAGAATTACAAAGTAGAAGGAGACTTGCGTCGGGAAGAGTCCCTGAACATTAAGCGCTTGATTGAAATTGGTTCCTATCGCGGTAGAAGACATCGTATAGGCTTGCCGGTGCGCGGGCAAAAGACAAAAACAAATGCCCGCACCCGTAAAGGTCCTAAAAAAACAGTTGGCGCTAGAAAGAAAAAAGTATAA
- the rpmJ gene encoding 50S ribosomal protein L36 — protein MKVRPSVKPICEKCKIIKRKGHVMVICENPKHKQKQG, from the coding sequence ATGAAAGTGAGACCATCGGTCAAGCCCATTTGTGAAAAATGCAAGATCATTAAGCGTAAAGGCCATGTAATGGTGATTTGCGAAAATCCCAAGCATAAACAAAAACAAGGGTAG
- the infA gene encoding translation initiation factor IF-1, whose translation MSKQDVIEVEGTVVEALPNAMFQVKLENDHIVLAHVSGKIRMNFIRILPGDKVTLELTPYDLNRGRITYRFK comes from the coding sequence GTGTCCAAACAAGATGTAATAGAGGTTGAAGGTACGGTTGTCGAAGCATTGCCTAACGCCATGTTTCAGGTGAAACTGGAAAATGATCATATTGTGCTGGCTCATGTATCCGGTAAAATCAGAATGAATTTCATCCGCATTTTACCAGGTGATAAGGTCACCTTAGAACTAACGCCTTATGATTTGAATCGCGGCCGTATTACTTACCGTTTTAAATAG
- the rpsD gene encoding 30S ribosomal protein S4 yields the protein MARYTGPVCRQCRREGVKLYLKGDKCYSDKCAFSKRGYGPGQHGQGRKKVSEYGIQLREKQKARRVYGILERQFRNYFAKAEHQKGITGENLLIMLERRLDNVVYRLGFAFSRSQARQLVRHGHFTVNGRRVNIPSYLVKADDVVQIHESSKESPLIKEIAEGLSQKTVASWLEMSAQDMSGKVVRYPTREEIDIPIQEHLIVELYSR from the coding sequence ATGGCAAGATATACAGGACCTGTTTGCCGGCAATGCCGCCGGGAAGGTGTAAAACTATATCTCAAAGGTGACAAATGCTACAGTGATAAATGCGCATTTTCGAAACGGGGATACGGACCAGGCCAGCATGGCCAAGGCCGTAAAAAAGTTTCCGAATATGGGATTCAGTTAAGAGAAAAACAAAAGGCGCGCCGCGTTTATGGTATTTTGGAACGTCAATTTCGGAACTATTTTGCCAAAGCGGAGCATCAAAAAGGCATCACCGGTGAAAATTTACTGATTATGCTGGAAAGAAGGCTGGACAATGTAGTGTATCGTCTTGGCTTCGCTTTCAGCCGCAGTCAGGCCAGACAGCTGGTTCGCCACGGACATTTTACCGTTAACGGCCGCCGGGTGAATATTCCGTCCTATCTGGTAAAAGCCGACGATGTTGTTCAGATTCATGAAAGCAGCAAAGAATCGCCGCTGATTAAAGAAATCGCGGAAGGCCTCAGTCAAAAAACGGTTGCATCGTGGCTTGAAATGTCCGCCCAGGATATGAGCGGTAAAGTGGTACGCTATCCCACCCGGGAGGAAATCGATATTCCGATTCAAGAACATCTGATTGTTGAATTGTACTCCAGATAA